Sequence from the Acidimicrobiales bacterium genome:
GAGAGTCAAGATCGCAAGCGAAAGCAGAAAGAGAGGATGACAGTGGCCAACCTCAAGGGAAGCAAGACCGAGGCGAACCTCAAGGAGGCCTTCGCGGGGGAGAGCCAGGCCAACCGCCGCTATCTCTACTTCGCCCAGAAGGCCGACGTGGAGGGGTACCCGGACGTGGCCGCCCTGTTCCGGTCGGTGGCGGAGGGAGAGACCGGCCACGCCTTCGGGCACTTCGACTTCCTGGCCGAGGTCGGGGACCCGGTGACCGGCGTAGCCGTGGGCCCGACAGCGGACAACCTGAAGTCCGCCATCGAGGGTGAGACCTACGAGTACACCGAGATGTACCCGGGCTTCGCCCGCACGGCGCGCGACGAGGGCTTCGAGCAGGTGGCCGAGTGGCTCGAGACCCTGGCCCGGGCCGAGAAGTCCCACGCCGGCCGGTTCAGCCAGGGCCTGTCGGCGATCGGCTCCGACTGACCAGCTCTTGCGGCTGACCCTCGGGGACATCCTCGATCTCCGGGCCTACGAACGCGAGCGAGACGCGTTCCGGGCCCGGGTGATCGAGCTCAAGAAGGTCCGCCGGGTCCCGGTGGGCCCGCTCGTCACCCTGGTCTTCGAGAACGCCGACACCATCCGCTTCCAGATCCAGGAGATGGCCCGGGCCGAGCGGATGCTCACGGACGAGGCCATCCAGACCGAGCTGGACATCTACAACCCCCTGATCCCCGAGCCGGGCGAGCTGTCGGCCACCCTGTTCGTGGAGCTCACCTCGCAGGAGGACCTCCGGGAGTGGCTGCCCAAGCTGGTCGGGATCGAGCGGGCCGTGGTCCTCGGGGTGGGCCGGGAGGCCCGCGAGGTCCGTTCCACTCCCGAGGCGGCCCACGAGGCGGCCCTCACCCGGGAGGAGATGACCGCCTCGGTGCACTACATCCGCTTCCGGCTCGCCGCCGACGAGGTCGCGCTGTTCGGGCCGGGGCCGGTGGTCGTGGCCGTGGACCATCCCGCCTACCGG
This genomic interval carries:
- a CDS encoding rubrerythrin family protein — its product is MTVANLKGSKTEANLKEAFAGESQANRRYLYFAQKADVEGYPDVAALFRSVAEGETGHAFGHFDFLAEVGDPVTGVAVGPTADNLKSAIEGETYEYTEMYPGFARTARDEGFEQVAEWLETLARAEKSHAGRFSQGLSAIGSD
- a CDS encoding DUF3501 family protein, whose protein sequence is MRLTLGDILDLRAYERERDAFRARVIELKKVRRVPVGPLVTLVFENADTIRFQIQEMARAERMLTDEAIQTELDIYNPLIPEPGELSATLFVELTSQEDLREWLPKLVGIERAVVLGVGREAREVRSTPEAAHEAALTREEMTASVHYIRFRLAADEVALFGPGPVVVAVDHPAYRESTELSPATRDSLVQDLTRGG